A stretch of Methanosphaerula palustris E1-9c DNA encodes these proteins:
- a CDS encoding translation initiation factor IF-2 subunit beta — MADPYETLLKKAYEHVTEVSESSERFTIPEVKSYIEGKATVFENFREIADTLRREPEHLMKFLVGELGTAGKIDGTRAVFNGKFDPAQFTAAVKSYFDDYVLCSECGRPDTRLVKDDRILLLRCDACGSHRPVKKRKARSEDANKGLVEGKIMDVMIQSVSKRGDGVAREGKYIMYVPKSKPGQTVKIKITRISGSIVFTERA; from the coding sequence ATGGCTGATCCGTACGAGACGCTCCTCAAGAAAGCGTACGAGCATGTTACTGAGGTGAGTGAGTCCTCAGAACGGTTCACAATCCCCGAGGTGAAGTCCTATATCGAGGGGAAGGCCACGGTCTTTGAGAACTTCCGCGAGATTGCGGACACGCTCCGGCGTGAGCCTGAACACCTGATGAAGTTCCTGGTCGGCGAACTCGGCACTGCCGGCAAGATCGATGGGACCCGTGCGGTCTTCAACGGCAAGTTCGACCCTGCGCAGTTCACTGCCGCCGTCAAGAGTTACTTCGATGACTATGTCCTCTGCAGTGAGTGCGGACGTCCTGACACCCGGCTGGTTAAGGACGACCGGATCCTGCTCCTCCGCTGCGATGCCTGTGGTAGCCACAGGCCGGTGAAGAAGCGGAAGGCCAGAAGCGAGGACGCCAACAAGGGGCTGGTCGAAGGGAAGATCATGGATGTGATGATCCAGTCGGTCAGCAAGCGTGGTGACGGGGTTGCCCGTGAAGGGAAGTACATCATGTATGTCCCAAAATCCAAGCCCGGGCAGACCGTGAAGATAAAGATCACCCGGATATCGGGTTCGATCGTCTTCACCGAACGGGCCTGA
- the purL gene encoding phosphoribosylformylglycinamidine synthase subunit PurL, whose translation MLSAEDLTVIRDALQRDLTPVEAACFENLWSEHCSYRSTRHLLKMMPTTGPAVLLGPGDDAAIVSFSETCALAIGMESHNHPSYVDPYDGSATGVGGIVRDVISMGAKPIALMDPLYFGPLTDEKNRYLFSHVISGISGYGNCIGVPVVRGEVVFDEGYSGNPLVNVVCVGTVDPTKYLTARVKVPGNHLVLVGARTGRDGLGGASFASRDIAEDAEAVDRPSVQIGDPFTEKLIIDAMLAMAATGKVLSCRDLGAAGLAGASSEMCSTFGGIIHAEKVHLRETGMTALEIMLAESQERMLLEVAPEDVAQIGSLAERFDLCWSDIGEVTSDPRYVVDFHGEVVCDLPIDLLIDGAPRCSTLSQERYEAVDLFTRPVTDLHTLALQVLSHPEVASREWIVSQYDHDVQLRTVSLAHDAAVLRLEDAALGLSCGCNPRHIHLRPFDGTACAVIENAANLACMGIAPLCIVNCLNFASPLDPKVYWQLSESIRGLSMMAGALQIPVVGGNVSLYNQSDEQNTQILPTPSLGMVGKGAVRRLQKPEAGWRLALVGATHPDFGGSILDTLTGCHGQAPGIPDPAVVAAVRNVMARNPDLVTTDLSQGGLLAALAGLAPDATVTLAGDLLTQLLSETYGRFLIATPDETMLAPLEYTLIGTIGGEGLTITGEGESLHLSRDELISADQTLTRTMRQSA comes from the coding sequence ATGTTATCTGCTGAGGATCTCACGGTGATTCGGGACGCCCTCCAACGCGATCTGACCCCGGTCGAGGCCGCCTGTTTTGAGAACCTCTGGTCTGAACACTGCAGTTACCGTTCGACCAGACATCTGCTCAAGATGATGCCGACGACCGGGCCGGCGGTCCTTCTCGGGCCAGGGGACGATGCTGCGATCGTCTCGTTCAGCGAGACCTGTGCCCTTGCGATCGGGATGGAGAGTCACAACCATCCCTCGTACGTGGATCCCTATGACGGGTCCGCGACGGGAGTCGGCGGGATCGTCAGGGACGTGATCTCGATGGGGGCGAAGCCGATCGCCCTGATGGATCCGCTCTACTTCGGGCCGCTCACCGACGAGAAGAACCGGTACCTCTTCTCCCATGTGATCAGCGGGATCAGCGGATACGGCAACTGTATCGGCGTCCCGGTGGTGCGTGGGGAGGTGGTCTTCGATGAGGGCTACAGCGGCAACCCGCTCGTGAACGTGGTCTGTGTCGGGACCGTCGACCCCACAAAGTACCTGACGGCCCGGGTGAAGGTGCCGGGCAACCACCTGGTGCTGGTCGGGGCCAGGACCGGTAGGGACGGTCTCGGCGGGGCCTCGTTCGCCTCCCGGGACATCGCCGAGGACGCAGAGGCGGTGGACCGGCCGAGTGTTCAGATCGGCGACCCGTTCACCGAGAAACTGATCATCGATGCGATGCTTGCGATGGCGGCGACCGGAAAGGTCCTCTCCTGCCGGGACCTCGGGGCGGCCGGGCTGGCCGGCGCCTCTTCAGAGATGTGCTCGACCTTCGGCGGGATCATCCATGCTGAAAAGGTCCACCTCCGTGAGACCGGGATGACCGCGCTGGAGATCATGCTCGCCGAGAGCCAGGAGCGGATGCTCCTCGAGGTGGCGCCGGAGGACGTGGCCCAGATCGGCTCCCTGGCCGAGCGGTTCGATCTCTGCTGGTCGGACATCGGGGAAGTGACGAGCGATCCGCGGTACGTCGTCGACTTCCACGGTGAGGTGGTCTGCGACCTGCCGATCGATCTGCTGATCGACGGGGCCCCCCGCTGCAGCACCCTCTCCCAGGAGCGGTATGAGGCGGTGGACCTCTTCACCCGGCCCGTCACCGACCTTCACACCCTGGCCCTGCAGGTCCTCTCCCATCCGGAGGTGGCCTCCCGGGAGTGGATCGTCAGCCAGTACGACCATGATGTGCAGCTCCGAACCGTTTCGCTCGCCCATGACGCCGCGGTGCTCCGGCTCGAGGACGCCGCTCTCGGTCTCTCGTGCGGGTGTAACCCCCGGCACATTCACCTCCGACCCTTCGACGGGACTGCCTGTGCTGTCATCGAGAACGCGGCCAACCTGGCCTGTATGGGGATTGCACCGCTCTGTATCGTCAACTGCCTGAACTTTGCCAGCCCGCTCGATCCGAAGGTGTACTGGCAGCTCTCGGAGTCGATCCGCGGCCTCTCGATGATGGCCGGAGCACTGCAGATCCCGGTCGTCGGTGGGAACGTCTCGCTGTACAACCAGAGCGACGAACAGAACACCCAGATCCTCCCGACCCCGTCGCTCGGGATGGTCGGGAAGGGGGCCGTCCGCCGCTTGCAGAAACCAGAGGCAGGGTGGAGGCTGGCCCTCGTCGGAGCGACTCATCCCGACTTCGGCGGCTCGATCCTCGATACCTTGACCGGCTGTCATGGACAGGCTCCGGGGATCCCGGACCCGGCTGTGGTTGCAGCGGTCAGGAACGTGATGGCGAGGAACCCCGACCTGGTCACGACCGATCTCTCACAGGGCGGACTGCTGGCAGCGCTCGCAGGGCTCGCCCCCGATGCGACGGTCACGCTCGCCGGCGATCTGCTGACCCAGCTCCTCTCAGAGACCTACGGCAGGTTCCTGATCGCCACTCCTGACGAGACGATGCTGGCTCCGCTGGAGTACACGCTGATCGGTACCATCGGCGGCGAGGGTCTGACGATCACCGGCGAGGGTGAGTCCCTGCATCTCTCCCGCGACGAACTGATCTCTGCAGACCAGACACTGACCCGGACGATGCGCCAGTCCGCCTGA
- the ilvC gene encoding ketol-acid reductoisomerase, with protein sequence MIKKYYESDADLAAVQGKQIAVIGYGSQGRGQALNLRDSGLSVIIGLRPGRSFQQASEDGFEVFPVADAVKKADIIQILLPDESQGAVYKTEIRPYLADKKCLMFSHGFNIHYGQIVPPPNVDVVMVAPKGPGHMVRRTFEEGKGVPALIAIEQDYTGDAQAIALGYAKGIGATRAVVFETTFREETETDLFGEQAVLCGGVTSLIKAGFETLVDAGYAPEMAYLEVLHEMKLIVDMIYEGGFTNMRDSISNTALYGDLTRGPRVIGEDSRIAMEEILEEIQNGEFAREWMLENIVNRPVFTALKRNDEEHLLEEVGAEIRGLMPQFKKNA encoded by the coding sequence ATGATCAAGAAATACTATGAGTCGGACGCCGACCTTGCCGCTGTGCAGGGAAAGCAGATCGCAGTGATCGGCTATGGATCGCAGGGACGGGGCCAGGCCCTGAACCTTCGCGACAGCGGTCTCTCTGTGATCATCGGGCTTCGGCCCGGACGGTCGTTCCAACAGGCCTCTGAGGATGGATTCGAGGTCTTTCCCGTAGCAGACGCAGTGAAGAAGGCAGATATCATCCAGATCCTTCTTCCCGACGAGTCGCAGGGGGCCGTATACAAGACTGAGATCCGCCCGTACCTTGCTGACAAAAAATGTCTGATGTTTTCACACGGGTTCAATATCCACTACGGCCAGATCGTCCCGCCGCCCAACGTCGACGTGGTGATGGTGGCACCCAAGGGGCCAGGGCACATGGTGCGCAGGACCTTTGAGGAAGGGAAAGGAGTCCCCGCGCTGATCGCCATCGAGCAGGACTATACCGGCGACGCTCAGGCGATCGCGCTCGGCTACGCCAAGGGGATCGGAGCGACCAGAGCCGTTGTCTTCGAGACCACCTTCAGAGAGGAGACCGAGACCGATCTCTTCGGCGAACAGGCTGTGCTCTGCGGCGGGGTCACCTCGCTGATCAAGGCAGGGTTTGAGACCCTGGTCGACGCCGGGTACGCACCCGAGATGGCCTACCTCGAAGTGCTCCACGAGATGAAGCTGATCGTGGACATGATCTATGAGGGCGGGTTCACCAATATGCGGGACTCGATCTCCAACACCGCCCTGTACGGCGACCTGACCAGGGGACCGCGGGTGATCGGCGAAGATTCACGGATCGCGATGGAGGAGATCCTCGAGGAGATCCAGAACGGCGAGTTCGCCAGGGAATGGATGCTCGAGAACATCGTGAACAGGCCGGTCTTCACCGCTCTAAAGAGAAACGACGAGGAACACCTCCTCGAAGAGGTCGGTGCAGAGATCAGGGGTCTGATGCCCCAGTTCAAGAAGAACGCATAA
- the mptA gene encoding GTP cyclohydrolase MptA: MDLPDVQSTCPDVRINLTRVGVKNVKKLVEVMRPNKRPMIFISNFDVFVDLPGSLKGANLSRNFEVIDEVLQQAIDGEVSGIEELCSVVARKLLDRHEYADRTEVQMRSEFMVKRETPVSKTSCHEVVKVHARAIAQRTFHEPLIRKSIGAEVTGMTACPCAQNIMQEHAHHVLTELGIEQEKIEKFFAEVPMATHNQRGRGFLCIETDDEEHVNLETIISILKDSMSARTYELLKRGDESFVVMAAHKNPRFVEDCVREMAKRVLAAFAYLPGDSRITIRQTNEESIHQHDAYAERKATLAELIVEMEEDNNRKNH; the protein is encoded by the coding sequence ATGGATTTACCAGATGTCCAGTCCACCTGTCCTGATGTCCGCATCAATCTGACACGGGTCGGGGTGAAGAATGTCAAGAAACTGGTTGAAGTGATGCGGCCGAACAAACGGCCCATGATCTTCATCTCCAACTTTGATGTCTTTGTCGACCTCCCGGGGTCGCTGAAGGGTGCCAACCTCTCGCGGAATTTTGAGGTGATCGATGAGGTGCTCCAGCAGGCGATCGATGGCGAGGTGAGCGGGATCGAGGAGCTCTGTTCTGTTGTAGCACGCAAACTGCTCGATCGGCATGAATATGCCGATCGGACCGAAGTGCAGATGCGATCAGAGTTCATGGTCAAGCGGGAGACCCCGGTCAGCAAGACCAGTTGTCACGAGGTCGTGAAGGTACATGCACGGGCCATCGCCCAGCGGACCTTCCACGAACCACTGATCAGGAAGAGTATCGGGGCTGAAGTGACCGGCATGACCGCCTGCCCCTGTGCGCAGAATATCATGCAGGAGCATGCGCATCATGTGCTGACCGAACTCGGTATCGAACAGGAGAAGATCGAGAAGTTCTTTGCAGAGGTTCCGATGGCCACCCATAATCAGCGGGGACGGGGCTTCCTCTGCATCGAGACCGATGATGAAGAGCATGTCAACCTTGAGACGATCATCTCGATCCTGAAGGATTCGATGAGTGCCCGCACCTATGAACTGCTGAAACGGGGCGATGAGTCGTTTGTGGTGATGGCCGCCCACAAGAACCCGCGGTTTGTTGAGGACTGTGTTCGCGAGATGGCGAAGCGGGTGCTCGCGGCCTTTGCGTACCTCCCGGGAGACTCCCGAATCACGATCAGGCAGACCAACGAGGAGTCCATCCATCAGCATGACGCCTATGCAGAGCGGAAGGCGACGCTTGCAGAACTGATCGTTGAGATGGAAGAGGATAACAATAGAAAAAACCACTGA
- the frhA gene encoding coenzyme F420 hydrogenase subunit alpha, translating to MSKVVEISPTTRHEGHSKLVLKVDDAGIIERGDWLSITPVRGVEKLAIGKTMDQVPKIASRVCGICPVAHTIAATEAMEASIGCIIPDDAYLLRVIMQCANRAHSIALHNILSLPDMYLPGTDTKINPFSPEEPVRSVAKRIQRIREISQTIGEIAGGEAVHPSNTRVGGMFVNVSPRAKAKMYDLAKEGLALARDQMEFMIAIFRNYQKRDWAEVGGMKVDIPETLGYHNQGYMATDPIYGSSSLDENPTWDISRFNEVRPWDWYMGEMEVTDDYPDYPVGGTTAKGTKTWPQMEANTGVPLYDGQPVEVGPRARMVTFKNFDEKGTIGQQVARQMEYTDSFYKLIECLDALNTNGKVFVDELPTGDGSLGWAANEAPRGSDVHLARVNNGKVEFFSMLVPTTWNFPTCSRALTGAPWQLAEVIMRGYDPCVSCATHMIVVDEDQRIVAQKLIQ from the coding sequence TTGTCGAAAGTTGTAGAGATATCCCCAACGACGAGACACGAGGGACATTCCAAGCTCGTTTTGAAGGTAGACGACGCGGGCATCATTGAGCGTGGTGACTGGCTCAGTATCACCCCGGTCAGGGGTGTCGAGAAACTGGCAATTGGCAAGACGATGGATCAGGTGCCAAAGATCGCATCACGGGTCTGTGGTATCTGTCCGGTTGCACACACCATTGCAGCGACCGAAGCGATGGAAGCATCGATTGGATGTATCATCCCTGACGATGCCTACCTGCTTCGTGTGATCATGCAGTGTGCCAACCGTGCCCACTCGATTGCACTGCACAACATCCTTTCCCTGCCGGACATGTACCTGCCAGGGACTGACACCAAGATCAACCCGTTCAGCCCAGAGGAACCGGTCAGATCGGTTGCCAAGCGGATCCAGCGGATCCGTGAGATCAGTCAGACGATCGGAGAGATCGCCGGTGGCGAAGCGGTTCACCCCAGCAACACCCGTGTTGGTGGTATGTTCGTCAACGTCAGCCCACGGGCCAAGGCCAAGATGTACGATCTCGCCAAGGAAGGGCTCGCCCTTGCTCGCGACCAGATGGAGTTCATGATCGCAATCTTCAGGAACTACCAGAAGCGTGACTGGGCAGAGGTCGGCGGCATGAAGGTCGACATTCCCGAGACGCTCGGATACCACAACCAGGGATACATGGCGACTGACCCGATCTATGGATCGAGCAGCCTCGATGAGAACCCAACCTGGGACATCTCGCGGTTCAACGAAGTCCGCCCCTGGGACTGGTATATGGGTGAGATGGAAGTCACCGACGACTATCCAGACTATCCAGTCGGCGGCACCACCGCGAAGGGGACCAAGACCTGGCCACAGATGGAAGCAAACACCGGTGTGCCACTGTACGACGGACAGCCTGTTGAGGTTGGACCCCGTGCCCGTATGGTCACGTTCAAGAACTTCGATGAGAAGGGAACGATCGGTCAGCAGGTCGCACGTCAGATGGAATACACTGACTCCTTCTACAAGTTGATCGAGTGCCTGGATGCACTGAACACGAACGGCAAGGTCTTTGTGGACGAGCTCCCAACAGGCGACGGTTCACTCGGTTGGGCAGCCAACGAGGCTCCCCGTGGCAGCGATGTCCACCTGGCCCGTGTCAACAACGGCAAGGTCGAGTTCTTCTCGATGCTGGTCCCGACGACCTGGAATTTCCCAACCTGCAGTCGTGCCCTGACCGGTGCACCCTGGCAGCTCGCAGAAGTTATCATGCGCGGGTACGACCCGTGTGTATCATGTGCCACCCACATGATTGTTGTAGACGAAGATCAGAGGATAGTAGCCCAGAAGCTCATTCAGTGA
- the frhD gene encoding coenzyme F420-reducing hydrogenase, FrhD protein, translating to MLFSEIVVVGCGNPLFADDGYGPAVIEALQKLPLPENVKVIDVGLGGPHFVFTLLDDTVTKKLVIVDIADFGAAPGSLTKLRVEDLPPGSYRDAHSWDLAEPLQRIKDTIDITVIGCQPKRVTAPEFEIGLTEEVRKAIPRTVELILQEVGVDHGTAIKHLQYLQEEERHGGDPAADCTST from the coding sequence ATGTTGTTTTCTGAGATCGTGGTGGTCGGTTGTGGCAATCCCCTCTTTGCGGATGACGGGTACGGACCCGCTGTGATAGAGGCATTGCAGAAACTACCGCTTCCTGAGAACGTCAAGGTGATCGATGTCGGCCTGGGAGGTCCGCACTTCGTCTTCACGCTTCTCGATGATACGGTCACCAAGAAACTGGTGATCGTCGATATTGCAGACTTTGGTGCCGCGCCAGGTTCCCTTACCAAGTTAAGGGTTGAAGACCTGCCGCCGGGCAGTTATCGTGACGCTCATTCGTGGGATCTCGCCGAACCACTGCAGCGCATCAAGGATACAATAGACATCACGGTCATTGGATGCCAGCCAAAACGCGTTACCGCGCCCGAATTTGAGATTGGGCTCACTGAAGAGGTTCGAAAGGCAATACCCAGAACGGTAGAGTTAATACTCCAGGAGGTTGGAGTCGATCATGGGACTGCTATCAAACATCTTCAATATCTTCAAGAAGAAGAACGTCACGGTGGAGACCCCGCAGCAGACTGCACCAGCACCTGA
- the frhG gene encoding coenzyme F420 hydrogenase subunit gamma, translating to MGLLSNIFNIFKKKNVTVETPQQTAPAPERPEKTAPAPAAPSAPKSSTPKSSTPKSTRVKMQRPAQNPPDVNVKKSAESEKKEEKPVSNKISVGHVHMSGCTGCLVSFADNYGGLLTILDKYADLVYCLTLADVRHIPEMDVALVEGSVCLQDKTAVEEIKETRERAKIVVALGGCACYGNITRFSRGGQQNQPQHESYLPIGDLIDVDVYIPGCAPTPQMIRNVCVMAYLLLKGNDDQKKLAAEYLKPLMSLAKACTSSCGCDIMDSVINQGLCMGCGSCAASCPTRAITMQYGKPNVDREQCIKCGACVSQCPRSWFSFDVVSQFEGITDAINGAME from the coding sequence ATGGGACTGCTATCAAACATCTTCAATATCTTCAAGAAGAAGAACGTCACGGTGGAGACCCCGCAGCAGACTGCACCAGCACCTGAGCGGCCTGAAAAGACCGCGCCGGCGCCAGCGGCCCCCAGTGCTCCAAAGAGCAGTACGCCAAAGAGCAGTACTCCAAAGAGCACCCGGGTCAAGATGCAGAGACCTGCACAAAATCCCCCTGATGTTAACGTAAAGAAATCGGCGGAATCAGAGAAAAAGGAGGAAAAACCTGTGTCAAACAAGATTAGTGTCGGCCATGTGCACATGAGTGGATGCACCGGCTGCCTTGTATCCTTCGCGGATAATTATGGTGGATTATTAACAATTCTCGACAAGTATGCAGACCTTGTATACTGTCTGACACTTGCCGACGTCAGGCACATCCCTGAGATGGATGTCGCCCTGGTCGAGGGCTCGGTCTGTCTTCAGGACAAGACAGCAGTCGAGGAGATCAAGGAGACCCGTGAGCGGGCCAAGATCGTTGTAGCACTCGGCGGATGCGCCTGCTACGGAAACATCACCCGGTTCTCCCGCGGTGGTCAGCAGAACCAGCCACAGCACGAATCATATCTCCCAATCGGAGATCTGATCGATGTCGATGTCTACATCCCCGGATGTGCGCCGACACCCCAGATGATCAGAAACGTCTGTGTGATGGCCTACCTGCTCCTCAAGGGCAACGACGACCAGAAGAAACTCGCAGCAGAGTATCTCAAGCCACTGATGTCCCTTGCAAAGGCCTGCACCTCGTCCTGCGGTTGCGACATCATGGACAGTGTGATCAACCAGGGACTCTGCATGGGCTGTGGCAGCTGCGCAGCATCATGCCCAACCCGTGCGATCACGATGCAGTACGGCAAACCGAACGTCGACCGCGAACAGTGCATCAAGTGTGGCGCCTGTGTTTCACAGTGCCCACGGTCCTGGTTCAGTTTCGATGTTGTCAGCCAGTTTGAGGGCATCACCGATGCGATCAATGGAGCCATGGAGTGA
- the frhB gene encoding coenzyme F420 hydrogenase subunit beta, with amino-acid sequence MVSDNFLGNYASVVAARSTDKSILKGAQDGGIVTQLFAYALEEGIIDGAIVAGPGDEPWKPVPVVATTVEELLAARGTKYNISPNMQLIKEATRSYGLDKVGIVGTPCQIQALRKGQLYPVGLRDVPDKIALAVGIFCMENFPYQSIVQLVEDHANTKLENVTKMDIGKGKFWVYTGRGASVQLPLKITHKYEQAGCHVCLDYVSNLADVSTGSVGTPDGWSTVFVRTKNGGDIWAKAIAAGCFETKPMDSVKPGLDLVTKLATEKITKNQKTLAERATFGVGKGLRNPYI; translated from the coding sequence ATGGTATCAGATAATTTCCTCGGAAACTACGCATCGGTTGTTGCAGCACGCAGCACTGATAAGAGCATCCTCAAGGGTGCACAGGACGGCGGGATCGTTACCCAGCTCTTTGCCTATGCGCTCGAAGAGGGTATCATCGACGGCGCGATTGTAGCAGGGCCTGGCGACGAGCCATGGAAGCCCGTCCCGGTCGTCGCAACCACCGTTGAAGAGCTGCTCGCAGCACGCGGCACCAAGTACAACATCAGCCCGAACATGCAGCTGATCAAGGAAGCGACCAGATCCTACGGGCTCGACAAGGTCGGTATCGTCGGCACACCCTGCCAGATCCAGGCGCTCCGCAAGGGGCAGCTCTATCCGGTCGGCCTGCGGGACGTCCCCGACAAGATCGCCCTTGCAGTCGGTATCTTCTGCATGGAGAACTTCCCGTACCAGTCGATCGTTCAGCTGGTCGAGGACCACGCGAACACCAAGCTCGAGAATGTCACCAAGATGGACATCGGGAAGGGCAAGTTCTGGGTTTACACCGGCCGCGGCGCATCCGTGCAGCTGCCTCTGAAGATCACCCACAAGTACGAGCAGGCAGGCTGCCACGTCTGCCTTGACTACGTCTCCAACCTTGCGGATGTCTCGACTGGTTCAGTCGGCACGCCAGACGGCTGGTCGACGGTCTTTGTCAGGACAAAGAACGGCGGGGACATCTGGGCAAAGGCTATTGCAGCCGGATGCTTCGAGACCAAGCCGATGGACTCTGTCAAGCCAGGGCTTGACCTGGTCACCAAGCTGGCCACCGAGAAGATCACCAAGAACCAGAAGACGCTCGCAGAGCGTGCAACGTTCGGTGTCGGCAAGGGTCTCCGGAACCCTTACATCTAA
- a CDS encoding tetratricopeptide repeat protein produces the protein MVQRSLAMVLLIMACIALSAGPALADQGITLLNSTSNITASGSMDANQTAAQANVSQGNVMMLNVSTNQEAQRWSTLGANLTTQGNYTGAVEAYQKAVSIDPNSSVTWFNLGNTQKAAGQPEEALKSYNRSLTLDPKNKLTWFNQANTLAVNLSRYSDAIASYDQALAIDGNYSKAWFNRGVTQQTLLLDSDAVTSYDHVLALNMNDSVAWNNRGLALQNLSLYKEANESFVNASLTDPRRTATTQTTTRGSPLPIAVPILALVLAGWCIAARRR, from the coding sequence ATGGTACAGCGATCTCTGGCCATGGTCCTCCTGATCATGGCCTGCATCGCTCTCTCTGCAGGGCCGGCGCTCGCAGATCAGGGCATTACACTTCTGAACAGCACATCCAACATCACAGCATCCGGCAGCATGGATGCGAACCAGACCGCCGCACAGGCGAACGTTTCGCAGGGGAACGTGATGATGCTGAACGTCTCCACCAACCAGGAGGCCCAGCGCTGGTCCACCCTCGGTGCGAACCTCACGACCCAGGGCAACTACACCGGGGCTGTGGAAGCCTATCAGAAGGCGGTCAGCATCGATCCCAACTCCTCGGTCACCTGGTTCAACCTGGGCAACACCCAGAAGGCGGCAGGCCAGCCTGAAGAGGCGCTGAAGTCGTACAACCGCTCCCTGACCCTCGACCCGAAGAACAAGCTGACCTGGTTCAATCAGGCCAACACCCTGGCTGTGAACCTCTCGCGGTACTCTGACGCCATCGCCTCGTACGACCAGGCCCTGGCCATCGACGGCAACTACTCGAAGGCCTGGTTCAACCGGGGCGTCACCCAGCAGACCCTCCTGCTGGACAGCGATGCCGTCACCTCGTACGACCATGTCCTCGCCCTGAACATGAACGACTCAGTGGCCTGGAACAACCGGGGGCTGGCCCTGCAGAACCTCTCCCTCTACAAGGAAGCAAACGAATCGTTTGTGAACGCGAGCCTGACCGACCCGCGGAGAACCGCAACCACCCAGACCACCACCCGGGGATCCCCGCTCCCCATCGCCGTACCGATCCTGGCCCTCGTCCTTGCCGGCTGGTGCATTGCCGCCAGGCGAAGATAA
- a CDS encoding VTT domain-containing protein: MDILLFLIDFILHIDTHLNLLIQQYGIWTYLLLFLVIFIETGAVVTPFLPGDSLLFIAGALSVTGSLKVEILIPLLIVAAVLGDHTNYWIGHRLGGAFLTGEHRFVKKEYIEQAEFFFAKHGSKAIFFARFVPFVRTFIPFLSGVGQMNYRVFTIYELIGSVSWVVLFVLGGYFFGNVPVVKDNLTLTIILILIVTVGIAVIGGGKAMVLKRKN, encoded by the coding sequence ATGGATATATTGCTCTTTCTCATCGATTTCATCCTCCATATCGATACTCATCTGAACCTTTTGATCCAGCAGTACGGGATCTGGACGTACTTGCTGCTGTTTCTGGTCATCTTTATCGAGACCGGGGCGGTCGTGACTCCGTTCCTTCCAGGGGACTCGCTCCTCTTCATCGCCGGGGCGCTCTCGGTGACCGGTTCGCTGAAGGTGGAGATCCTGATCCCGCTGCTGATCGTGGCAGCGGTTCTCGGTGATCACACCAACTACTGGATCGGTCACCGGCTCGGGGGCGCGTTCCTCACCGGTGAGCATCGGTTTGTCAAGAAGGAGTACATCGAGCAGGCTGAATTTTTCTTTGCGAAGCATGGGTCCAAGGCGATCTTCTTCGCCCGGTTCGTCCCGTTCGTTCGGACCTTCATCCCATTCCTCTCAGGGGTCGGGCAGATGAACTACCGGGTCTTTACCATCTATGAACTGATCGGATCGGTCTCCTGGGTGGTGCTCTTCGTCCTCGGTGGATACTTCTTTGGGAACGTCCCCGTGGTCAAGGATAATCTGACCCTCACGATCATCCTGATCCTGATCGTTACGGTTGGAATTGCAGTCATTGGGGGCGGGAAGGCGATGGTTCTGAAGCGGAAGAACTGA